The following nucleotide sequence is from Candidatus Flexicrinis affinis.
TTAGCGAGGGAAGCGCTATGCGAATTGCCGTATTCAGCACCAAACCGTACGACCGCCAGTTTCTCGAAGCCGCAAACGGGTTTCATGATTTCAAGCTGAAGTACTTCGAGACGCGCCTGACCAGCGAGACGGTTCAAGTCGCTGCCGGCTATGACGGCGTGTGCGTATTCGTCAACGACGTGCTCGACGCCGAAGTAATCGAGCGATTGTCCGCCGAGGGCGTCAAGCTGATCGCACTGCGGTGCGCCGGCTTCAACAACGTGAACCTGCACGCTGCCGAAGAACACGGGATGACAGTGGTGCGCGTTCCCGCCTACTCCCCCTACGCGGTGGCCGAGCACACGGTCGCCATGATGTTGTCGCTCAACCGCAAGATTTACCGTGCACACAACCGCGTGCGCGAAGGCAATTTCTCGCTCGACGGCTTGCTGGGGTTCGACCTGCATGGCCAGACCGTCGGCGTCATCGGAACCGGCCAAATCGGACAAGTGGTCATCCGTATCATGGCCGGGTTCGGCTGCAAGGTACTGGCTTACGACCCCTACCCGAACCCGGAGGTCGAACGCCTCGGTGGATCGTACGTCGCGCTGGACG
It contains:
- a CDS encoding 2-hydroxyacid dehydrogenase; this translates as MRIAVFSTKPYDRQFLEAANGFHDFKLKYFETRLTSETVQVAAGYDGVCVFVNDVLDAEVIERLSAEGVKLIALRCAGFNNVNLHAAEEHGMTVVRVPAYSPYAVAEHTVAMMLSLNRKIYRAHNRVREGNFSLDGLLGFDLHGQTVGVIGTGQIGQVVIRIMAGFGCKVLAYDPYPNPEVERLGGSYVALDDLLTHCDIITLHCPLTPETRHLIDAETLAVCKDGVMIVNTSRGALIDALDVIEALKSGRIGYLGLDVYEEEADVFFEDLSGQILKDDTLARLMTFPNVLITSHQAFFTRNALQNIAETTMRNIALFAAGKSAENAVGIERVKR